One genomic segment of Paraburkholderia phymatum STM815 includes these proteins:
- a CDS encoding S10 family peptidase, with protein MTNTESASGSLQSPHNSHAAQEASAASASHKAGDQPFFDPVAYGNGPDDSVTDTSENAAVTKHSITIDGKKIAYTATAGHLVTVDPSSSQPAAKFFYVAFTQDHQKEETRPLTFFYNGGPGSSSVFVLLGSFAPRRIKTSMPGFTPPAPYQMEDNPDSLLDKSDLVFINPVGTGYSAAVAPRKNRDFWGVDQDADSIKQFIKRYLTKNNRWNSPKFLFGESYGTARSCVLAYKLHEDGVDLNGITLQSSILDYTQAGNPIGALPTAAADAWYHKKLGVAPRPTDLGQFVEEVAQFARTDYLNALRKFPTTDNAVVEKLSEYTGIDKTTLLAWSLDIAGYDSRGNSLFLTTLLKSKGLALGAYDGRVTAIETGIAGKIDPNSGGNDPTMTAVTGVYTTMWNVYLNEQLKFTSNSAFTDLNDQAFKFWDFGHIDPTGEQKGLDSKGNIILYTAGDLAAVMALNVDLKVLSANGFYDFVTPFYQTVIDLQQMPLLSQQVRENLSARFYPSGHMVYLDGGSRTALKADLASMYDAAVSNAEALGRVRALQALTAAKMH; from the coding sequence ATGACGAATACCGAATCAGCTTCCGGCAGTTTGCAGTCGCCACACAACTCACACGCCGCGCAGGAAGCATCGGCCGCGAGCGCGTCGCACAAGGCCGGCGACCAGCCGTTCTTCGATCCCGTCGCGTACGGCAACGGCCCCGACGACTCGGTCACGGACACGAGCGAGAACGCCGCGGTCACGAAGCATTCCATCACGATCGACGGCAAGAAGATCGCCTACACGGCGACGGCCGGTCATCTGGTCACGGTCGATCCTTCCAGCTCGCAGCCCGCGGCGAAGTTCTTCTACGTCGCGTTCACGCAGGATCACCAGAAGGAAGAGACGCGGCCACTCACCTTCTTTTATAACGGGGGGCCTGGCTCGTCGTCGGTGTTCGTGCTGCTCGGGTCGTTCGCGCCGCGCCGCATCAAGACGTCGATGCCAGGCTTCACGCCGCCTGCGCCGTATCAGATGGAAGACAATCCGGACAGCCTGCTCGACAAGAGCGACCTCGTCTTTATCAACCCGGTCGGCACGGGTTATTCGGCGGCTGTCGCACCGCGCAAGAATCGTGACTTCTGGGGCGTGGATCAGGACGCGGACTCCATCAAGCAGTTCATCAAGCGCTATCTGACGAAGAACAACCGCTGGAACTCGCCCAAGTTCTTGTTCGGCGAGTCGTATGGCACGGCGCGCAGTTGCGTACTCGCGTACAAGCTGCACGAAGACGGCGTCGATTTGAACGGCATCACCCTGCAGTCGTCGATCCTCGACTACACGCAGGCAGGCAATCCCATCGGCGCGTTGCCGACGGCGGCCGCGGACGCGTGGTATCACAAGAAGCTCGGCGTCGCACCCAGGCCTACAGATCTCGGCCAGTTCGTCGAAGAAGTCGCGCAGTTCGCGCGCACCGACTACCTGAACGCGCTGCGCAAGTTCCCGACCACCGACAACGCCGTGGTCGAAAAACTCAGCGAGTACACGGGCATCGACAAGACCACGCTGCTGGCGTGGAGCCTCGACATCGCCGGGTACGACAGCCGTGGCAATTCGCTGTTCCTGACCACGCTGCTGAAGTCGAAAGGACTGGCGCTCGGCGCATATGACGGCCGCGTTACGGCGATCGAAACAGGCATCGCGGGCAAGATCGATCCGAACTCAGGCGGCAACGATCCGACCATGACGGCCGTCACGGGTGTCTACACGACGATGTGGAACGTCTATCTGAACGAGCAGCTGAAGTTCACGTCGAACTCGGCGTTCACCGATCTCAACGATCAGGCCTTCAAGTTCTGGGACTTCGGCCATATCGATCCGACGGGCGAGCAGAAGGGTCTCGACAGCAAGGGCAACATCATCTTATACACGGCGGGCGACCTCGCGGCCGTGATGGCGCTCAATGTCGATCTGAAAGTGCTGTCGGCGAACGGCTTCTACGATTTCGTCACGCCGTTCTATCAGACCGTGATCGACTTGCAGCAGATGCCGCTGTTGAGCCAGCAGGTCCGCGAGAACCTGTCGGCACGCTTTTATCCGTCGGGGCATATGGTGTATCTCGACGGCGGCTCGCGCACCGCGTTGAAGGCGGACCTCGCGTCGATGTACGACGCCGCGGTGAGCAATGCGGAGGCGCTGGGACGCGTGCGGGCATTGCAGGCTCTCACGGCGGCGAAGATGCATTGA
- a CDS encoding RNA-binding protein → MKIIVWNIPESCSEQEVRDFLGRELGHYAKDIEVFEQGTSNAYAKVDVDADDAYVADVIAQQFNGKQLGGVSLQVSAVPFGDDDTPPRRP, encoded by the coding sequence ATGAAGATCATCGTGTGGAACATTCCCGAGTCGTGTTCGGAGCAGGAAGTCCGTGATTTTCTCGGCCGCGAACTCGGTCATTATGCAAAAGACATCGAAGTGTTCGAGCAGGGCACGTCGAACGCGTACGCCAAGGTGGACGTCGATGCCGACGACGCCTATGTCGCCGACGTCATCGCGCAGCAATTCAACGGCAAGCAGTTGGGCGGCGTATCGCTGCAGGTGAGTGCCGTGCCGTTCGGCGACGACGACACGCCGCCGCGCCGTCCGTAA
- a CDS encoding L,D-transpeptidase codes for MTSKKQNKVSIPPAREKAGSHSGNWRGDNGDMRINKVESAMRRSALSLGLTLAVSLAATFAASAYPQHAQAAEASQDAANPAVDASGVAAYDAVGGVDPRRAFLMRDVFASSVTRRLKVPAAEQRAYGERLQQTLEQNDLGNLSGEYVVLVDRSENVQALFIYFRAAPSDAWQLIGASPVATGRPGQYDHFITPLGVFEHTPDNMDFRAEGTMNQNGIRGYGNHDMRIFDLGWAQGERGWGKGGISQMRFQMHATDPDKLEPILGIRHSKGCVRIPASLNVFLDHYGILDRDYEALVAEGRSLWVLHSDRVATPWAGRYIVVVDSQRKARPAWSPAPGSKVRAKVPASADTAD; via the coding sequence ATGACCAGCAAAAAACAGAACAAGGTGTCCATCCCGCCTGCACGAGAGAAGGCGGGTTCGCACAGCGGGAATTGGCGCGGCGATAACGGGGACATGCGCATCAACAAAGTTGAATCGGCTATGCGGCGGTCGGCGTTGTCGCTTGGATTGACGCTGGCTGTGTCGCTGGCCGCGACCTTCGCCGCGTCGGCATACCCGCAACATGCGCAAGCCGCTGAAGCGTCGCAAGATGCCGCCAATCCCGCCGTCGACGCCTCCGGTGTCGCCGCATACGATGCCGTCGGCGGAGTCGATCCGCGCCGCGCGTTCCTGATGCGCGACGTGTTCGCGAGCAGCGTGACGCGCCGTCTGAAAGTGCCCGCCGCCGAGCAGCGCGCGTACGGCGAGCGTCTGCAGCAGACACTCGAGCAGAACGATCTGGGCAATCTGTCGGGCGAGTATGTGGTGCTCGTCGATCGCAGCGAGAACGTGCAGGCGCTCTTCATCTACTTTCGCGCCGCGCCTTCCGACGCCTGGCAACTGATCGGCGCGTCGCCCGTCGCGACGGGCAGGCCGGGGCAGTACGATCACTTCATCACGCCGCTCGGTGTCTTCGAGCACACACCGGACAACATGGATTTCCGCGCGGAAGGGACGATGAACCAGAACGGCATCCGCGGCTACGGCAACCACGACATGCGCATTTTCGATCTCGGCTGGGCGCAGGGCGAGCGCGGCTGGGGCAAGGGCGGCATATCGCAGATGCGCTTCCAGATGCATGCAACCGACCCGGACAAGCTCGAACCGATTCTCGGCATCCGCCATTCGAAAGGCTGCGTACGGATCCCTGCGTCGCTGAACGTGTTCCTCGATCACTACGGCATTCTCGATCGCGATTACGAGGCGCTCGTCGCTGAAGGGCGCTCGCTCTGGGTGCTGCATTCGGATCGCGTCGCGACGCCGTGGGCGGGGCGTTATATCGTTGTCGTCGATTCGCAGCGCAAGGCGCGGCCCGCGTGGTCGCCGGCGCCGGGCAGCAAAGTGCGCGCGAAGGTGCCGGCGAGCGCCGACACGGCCGACTGA
- a CDS encoding DMT family transporter, whose product MRVVFSAVVFVVLWSTGFVVARAIKPFADPNLFLIARFGGTALLFMAAALFARVEWPTGRALGKHLIAGALLQGVYLGAGYWAVAQGMSAGIMALLGALQPLLTAAAAAPLFGERLSGRSWTGMLLGLAGVALVLEPNLTGSPAFAAQGHAGDVPQWLVVGVSIAAVCAITAGTLIQKTSLSKADIRSASSVQNFGAAVVVLVFALALGEHRWIPSPVLWASLAWGIVMLSGVSVTLLVWMVRRGDASRATALLFLAPPLAALEGYIGFGETLSGIQVAGFVVALIGVLLARS is encoded by the coding sequence ATGCGGGTAGTCTTCAGTGCGGTTGTCTTCGTGGTTCTGTGGTCGACGGGTTTCGTGGTCGCGCGCGCGATCAAGCCCTTCGCCGACCCCAATCTCTTCCTGATCGCGCGCTTCGGCGGCACTGCGTTGCTGTTCATGGCGGCGGCGCTGTTCGCGCGCGTCGAATGGCCCACGGGCCGCGCACTCGGCAAGCACCTGATCGCGGGTGCGCTGCTGCAGGGCGTCTATCTGGGCGCGGGCTACTGGGCCGTCGCGCAAGGCATGAGCGCGGGCATCATGGCGCTGCTCGGCGCGCTGCAGCCGCTGCTGACGGCGGCCGCCGCCGCACCGCTGTTCGGCGAACGCCTGTCGGGGCGCAGTTGGACAGGCATGCTGCTTGGTCTCGCGGGCGTCGCGCTGGTGCTCGAACCGAACCTCACGGGCTCGCCTGCGTTCGCCGCGCAAGGTCATGCGGGCGACGTGCCGCAATGGCTCGTCGTCGGCGTGTCGATTGCCGCCGTGTGCGCGATCACGGCGGGCACGCTGATCCAGAAGACGTCTCTGTCGAAAGCCGACATCCGCAGCGCGAGTTCGGTGCAAAACTTCGGCGCGGCCGTCGTCGTGCTCGTGTTCGCGCTGGCGCTCGGCGAGCATCGCTGGATTCCGTCGCCGGTGCTGTGGGCGTCGCTCGCGTGGGGCATCGTGATGCTGTCGGGCGTGAGCGTCACGCTGCTCGTGTGGATGGTCCGGCGCGGTGACGCGTCGCGCGCGACCGCGCTGCTGTTTCTCGCGCCGCCGCTGGCCGCGCTCGAAGGCTATATCGGCTTCGGCGAGACGCTGTCGGGCATCCAGGTGGCGGGCTTCGTCGTCGCGCTGATCGGGGTGCTGCTCGCGCGCTCCTGA
- a CDS encoding ABC1 kinase family protein, with protein MPPLFRRLRLLFHALRYGARLIWLAAPEHHKLHWIVTLASRVHESPRGRAGVHRALPNLGPLASAFAQSLARRPELATSTLHDAIDAVSHLQTPLPPDEVEHAIAAALGRPASTLFAAIDLTPAKTGFAEQTHVARLAEPINGHRGLAIKLVRAAQVQEIADEAALLRWVARWMEKLSKNARRLRLRELADTFTQDMLRRFDLRAEAANLSQTAHHFDGDRRLAIPAVIWELCTDRTLAMQHIESLPALDLGGLSASGVKLAPLAEHIVAVVTEQAFEHGFFHATLDARRVRVSVEPDTLGRIVLADFAVMSSLSSQEREFFVHGATALFDQDYGRLAHLHRDAGHVSQDTRPEKLEAELRTRVEGHFAPQSHERSAGALFHHLLFAVHPFGGDVPPRLAAAQRAFGQAEMLANALHPGVDSWKIARSVLLTLARRERDHRGWIKHIAQELPHLAHLVPRMPQLAVRYLQDRHDPAPVRQQTQLVSDVLLEYRRTRTLLWACTVCGGLLGAIAVLLAY; from the coding sequence ATGCCGCCTCTGTTTCGCCGACTACGACTGCTGTTTCACGCGCTGCGCTACGGCGCGCGTCTCATCTGGCTTGCCGCGCCCGAGCATCACAAGCTGCACTGGATCGTCACGCTTGCATCGCGCGTGCATGAATCGCCGCGCGGCCGGGCGGGCGTGCATCGCGCGCTGCCCAATCTCGGCCCGCTGGCGAGCGCGTTCGCACAATCGCTCGCGCGCCGCCCCGAACTCGCGACAAGCACGCTGCACGATGCGATCGACGCCGTGAGCCATCTCCAAACGCCGTTGCCGCCCGACGAAGTCGAACATGCGATTGCAGCGGCGCTCGGGCGCCCCGCATCGACGCTCTTCGCCGCGATTGATCTGACGCCCGCGAAAACCGGCTTCGCCGAGCAGACGCACGTCGCGCGGCTCGCCGAGCCGATCAACGGCCATCGCGGTCTCGCAATCAAGCTAGTGCGCGCCGCGCAGGTCCAGGAAATCGCTGACGAGGCCGCGTTGCTGCGCTGGGTTGCGCGCTGGATGGAAAAGCTGTCGAAGAACGCGCGGCGGCTGCGCTTGCGCGAACTCGCGGACACGTTCACGCAAGATATGTTGCGGCGTTTCGATCTGCGCGCCGAGGCCGCGAACCTGAGCCAGACCGCGCATCATTTCGACGGCGACAGGCGGCTCGCGATTCCCGCCGTGATCTGGGAACTGTGCACGGACCGCACGCTCGCGATGCAGCATATCGAGTCGCTGCCCGCGCTCGACCTCGGCGGTCTGTCGGCGAGCGGCGTGAAGCTCGCGCCGCTCGCCGAGCATATCGTCGCTGTGGTCACCGAACAGGCGTTCGAGCACGGCTTCTTCCACGCGACGCTCGATGCCCGGCGCGTGCGCGTGAGCGTCGAGCCGGACACGCTCGGACGCATCGTGTTGGCGGACTTCGCGGTGATGTCGAGTCTTTCGTCGCAGGAGCGCGAGTTCTTTGTGCACGGCGCGACGGCGCTGTTCGACCAGGACTATGGACGCCTCGCGCATCTGCATCGCGATGCCGGCCATGTTTCTCAGGACACGCGCCCTGAGAAACTCGAAGCCGAGTTGCGCACGCGCGTCGAAGGGCATTTCGCGCCGCAGTCGCACGAGCGCTCGGCGGGCGCGCTGTTTCATCATCTGCTCTTCGCCGTGCATCCATTCGGCGGCGACGTGCCGCCGCGCCTCGCCGCCGCGCAGCGCGCCTTCGGACAGGCAGAGATGCTGGCCAACGCGCTGCATCCGGGCGTCGATTCGTGGAAGATCGCGCGCTCCGTGCTGCTGACGCTCGCGCGCCGCGAACGCGATCATCGCGGCTGGATCAAGCATATCGCGCAGGAACTGCCGCATCTCGCGCATCTGGTGCCACGTATGCCGCAACTCGCCGTGCGCTATCTGCAGGATCGGCACGACCCCGCTCCCGTCAGGCAGCAGACACAGCTCGTCAGCGACGTGCTGCTCGAATACCGGCGCACGCGCACGCTGTTGTGGGCGTGCACGGTCTGCGGCGGGCTGCTCGGGGCAATCGCTGTGCTGCTCGCCTACTGA
- a CDS encoding DeoR/GlpR family DNA-binding transcription regulator — translation MLAEQRHQYILAKVTKTGALSVAELVRELNVSRETIRRDLNALAERGLIVTTHGGALSSDRREPDLDTRDAANASAKRAIGERAAQLVPDGASVIIDSGSTTHAVARALTDRHRLSVYTNDWRIALLLGRRNDNRVTLLGGELSDNEDAAFGLDTITQLSHYHADFALIGAGGITPDAQLSDYSRMAAEVRSRMIGAGATVIVVADNSKFGRETPVRIEGLEKARYVVTELAPDRALAKAITARGPEILIA, via the coding sequence ATGCTGGCAGAACAACGTCACCAATACATACTGGCTAAGGTCACGAAGACGGGCGCACTGTCGGTCGCCGAACTGGTTCGCGAGCTCAATGTATCGCGCGAAACGATCCGCCGCGATCTGAACGCGCTGGCTGAACGCGGCCTGATCGTGACGACGCATGGCGGCGCGTTGTCGAGCGACCGGCGCGAGCCCGACCTCGATACGCGCGATGCCGCGAACGCCAGCGCGAAGCGCGCCATCGGCGAACGCGCGGCGCAGCTCGTGCCCGACGGCGCGTCGGTGATCATCGATTCAGGCAGCACAACGCATGCCGTCGCACGTGCGCTCACGGACCGTCATCGTCTGAGCGTCTATACGAACGACTGGCGTATCGCACTGCTACTCGGCAGGCGCAACGACAATCGCGTGACGCTGCTCGGCGGCGAGCTGTCGGACAACGAAGACGCCGCGTTCGGCCTCGATACGATCACCCAGCTATCGCACTATCACGCGGACTTCGCGCTGATCGGCGCGGGCGGCATCACGCCCGACGCGCAGCTGTCCGACTACTCGCGGATGGCGGCCGAGGTGCGCAGCCGGATGATCGGCGCGGGCGCAACCGTGATCGTCGTCGCCGACAATTCCAAGTTCGGCCGCGAGACGCCCGTGCGTATCGAAGGGCTGGAGAAAGCTCGTTATGTCGTCACGGAGCTGGCACCGGATCGCGCGCTGGCCAAGGCGATCACTGCACGCGGCCCCGAAATCCTGATCGCGTGA
- a CDS encoding 2-aminoethylphosphonate--pyruvate transaminase has translation MPGNDPILLTPGPLTTSPATRHAMLRDWGSWDAAFNRMTQSVCTDLIEIVHGENEYVCVPLQGSGTFAVEAALGTLVPRDGRVLVPNNGAYCARIVKVLQRLGIAHVELPLREDAPVTAAAIEDAFNRDPRITHVAQVHLETSAGLLNPLDEIAAVCKHYGKSLIVDAMSSFGALPIDLRRGGIDALVSASGKCLEGVPGMGFVIVRRSALEACEGRSPSLALDLYDQFAYMQKTTQWRFTPPTHVLAALRTALDQFIAEGGQPARGARYARNCAALVDGMKALGFETFLTADVQAPVIVTFHAPRDPKWQFAEFYAAVREAGYVLYPGKLTQVETFRVGCIGSIGTNEMHDAVAAIGRTLIRLGIRVK, from the coding sequence ATTCCTGGAAACGACCCGATCCTGCTCACGCCGGGACCGCTGACGACCTCGCCCGCCACGCGGCATGCGATGCTGCGCGACTGGGGCTCGTGGGACGCCGCGTTCAACCGCATGACGCAAAGTGTCTGCACCGATCTCATCGAGATCGTACATGGCGAAAACGAGTACGTCTGCGTGCCGCTCCAGGGCAGCGGCACGTTCGCCGTCGAAGCTGCGCTTGGCACGCTGGTGCCGCGCGACGGCCGCGTGCTCGTACCGAACAACGGCGCTTACTGCGCACGCATCGTCAAGGTGCTGCAACGCCTCGGCATCGCGCATGTTGAACTGCCGCTGCGCGAAGACGCGCCCGTGACGGCCGCCGCCATCGAAGACGCGTTCAACCGGGACCCGCGCATCACGCATGTCGCGCAGGTGCATCTCGAGACGAGCGCAGGCCTGCTCAATCCGCTCGACGAGATCGCCGCCGTCTGCAAGCACTACGGCAAGAGCCTGATCGTCGATGCGATGAGCTCGTTCGGCGCGCTGCCCATCGATCTGCGCCGGGGCGGCATCGATGCGCTGGTGTCGGCCAGCGGCAAATGTCTGGAAGGCGTGCCCGGCATGGGCTTCGTGATCGTGCGGCGCAGCGCGCTCGAAGCGTGCGAGGGGCGCTCGCCGTCGCTCGCGCTCGACCTGTACGACCAGTTCGCGTACATGCAGAAGACCACTCAATGGCGCTTCACGCCGCCGACGCACGTGCTCGCCGCGCTGCGCACGGCCCTCGACCAGTTCATCGCGGAAGGCGGCCAGCCGGCGCGCGGCGCGCGCTACGCGCGCAACTGCGCGGCGCTCGTCGACGGCATGAAGGCGCTCGGCTTCGAGACGTTCCTGACGGCGGACGTGCAGGCGCCCGTAATCGTCACGTTCCATGCGCCGCGCGATCCGAAGTGGCAATTTGCAGAGTTTTATGCCGCGGTACGCGAGGCCGGCTATGTGCTGTATCCGGGCAAGCTGACGCAGGTGGAGACGTTCCGGGTCGGCTGCATCGGTTCGATCGGCACGAACGAGATGCACGACGCTGTCGCGGCGATCGGCCGGACGCTGATCAGGCTCGGTATCCGTGTGAAGTGA
- the phnS gene encoding 2-aminoethylphosphonate ABC transporter substrate-binding protein, translated as MKKTDHHRSTGHIARHARKLLPALVAAAAFGGAMSAHAAGAVVLYTADGLENLYKDVLPAFEKQEGVKVNIVTAGSGEVVNRATIEKDAPKADVIVTLPPFIQQAAQSGLLQNYESVNYKNVPAIAKASDGAWATFVNNYFSFAINPAVVHNQPKTFADLLHPDYSGKVAYSNPATAGDGMAVIILTTSLMGEDKAFDYLKKLEQSAKFHTKGTGYLDVLLSRNEIAVANGDLQMDLDDAANGGLSLRPIFLAAEPGGQPTTFQLPYAIGLIKNGPNQAGGKKLIDYLMSTEVQAKVPDIFGIPGRSDVPLSGKNGAVVKQAISGVKLIPVDWNHVMAKKADWTARWKSEVIGNSGKQIEVVKPK; from the coding sequence ATGAAAAAGACGGATCACCATCGCTCGACGGGTCACATCGCACGCCATGCGCGCAAACTGCTGCCCGCGCTGGTCGCGGCGGCCGCGTTCGGCGGCGCGATGTCCGCGCACGCAGCGGGCGCAGTCGTGCTGTATACGGCTGACGGCCTCGAAAATCTCTATAAGGACGTGCTGCCCGCGTTCGAAAAGCAGGAAGGCGTGAAGGTCAACATCGTGACGGCGGGCAGCGGCGAAGTCGTGAACCGCGCGACCATCGAAAAGGACGCGCCGAAGGCCGACGTGATCGTCACACTGCCGCCGTTCATCCAGCAGGCGGCGCAGTCGGGCCTGCTGCAGAATTACGAGAGCGTGAACTACAAGAACGTGCCCGCCATCGCGAAGGCATCGGACGGCGCGTGGGCGACGTTCGTGAACAACTATTTCTCGTTCGCGATCAACCCGGCGGTGGTGCACAACCAGCCGAAGACCTTCGCGGACCTGCTGCACCCGGACTACAGTGGCAAGGTCGCTTACTCGAACCCGGCGACGGCGGGCGACGGCATGGCCGTCATCATCCTGACGACTTCGCTGATGGGCGAAGACAAGGCGTTCGATTACCTGAAGAAGCTCGAACAGAGCGCCAAGTTCCACACGAAGGGTACGGGCTACCTCGATGTGCTGCTCTCGCGTAACGAAATCGCGGTGGCGAACGGCGACCTGCAGATGGATCTCGACGATGCGGCCAACGGCGGCCTGTCGCTGCGGCCGATTTTCCTCGCTGCCGAACCGGGCGGACAGCCGACCACCTTCCAGCTGCCGTACGCAATCGGGCTGATCAAGAATGGTCCGAACCAGGCGGGCGGCAAGAAACTGATCGACTATCTGATGTCGACGGAAGTGCAGGCCAAGGTGCCGGATATCTTCGGCATTCCGGGCCGCAGCGACGTGCCGCTGTCGGGCAAGAACGGTGCCGTTGTGAAGCAGGCCATTTCGGGCGTCAAGTTGATCCCGGTCGACTGGAACCACGTGATGGCGAAAAAGGCTGACTGGACGGCCCGCTGGAAGAGCGAAGTGATCGGCAACTCGGGCAAGCAGATCGAAGTCGTGAAGCCGAAGTAA
- the phnT gene encoding 2-aminoethylphosphonate ABC transport system ATP-binding subunit PhnT, protein MNTATTLAGSGALDATPLAQGVAQTTAPGGVQIDHLTVRFGPRTVLDDLSLTIERGELLTVLGRSGCGKTTLLRFIAGFIEADGLAGTLTVAGRDLTHVPPHKRNLGLLFQSYALFPHLSVFENVAFGLRARRISAKEIARRVADALKLVQLGDAGHVMPAQLSGGMQQRVALARALVIEPDVLLLDEPLSALDANLRASVRSELKALHERLPNLTIVCVTHDQDDALVLSDRTLLMREGHIAQLGTPQELYDKPNDVFVARYLGAANLLPPNIAFALGDARYGERDRVACLRPEAMRIVPLGEGQLHGTIATVEWYGSVLSVQVALDAMPNEPVLVSMQRGTGVMPEKGARISLRYEADDVVLIQP, encoded by the coding sequence GTGAACACTGCAACAACTCTTGCCGGCTCCGGCGCGCTCGACGCCACGCCGCTGGCGCAAGGCGTGGCGCAGACAACCGCGCCGGGCGGCGTGCAGATCGATCACCTGACTGTGCGCTTCGGCCCGCGCACCGTGCTCGACGATCTGTCGCTGACGATTGAACGCGGCGAACTGCTGACCGTGCTCGGCCGAAGCGGCTGCGGCAAGACGACGTTGCTGCGCTTTATCGCCGGTTTCATCGAGGCGGATGGGCTGGCGGGTACGCTGACAGTCGCGGGACGCGATCTCACGCACGTGCCGCCGCACAAGCGCAATCTGGGTCTGCTGTTTCAGAGCTATGCGCTGTTTCCGCATTTATCCGTGTTCGAGAACGTCGCGTTCGGTCTGCGCGCGCGGCGCATTTCGGCGAAAGAAATCGCGCGGCGCGTCGCCGATGCGCTGAAGCTCGTGCAGCTCGGCGACGCCGGCCACGTGATGCCCGCGCAGCTGTCGGGCGGCATGCAACAGCGGGTGGCGCTCGCGCGCGCGCTCGTGATCGAGCCCGATGTGCTGCTGCTCGACGAACCGCTTTCCGCGCTCGACGCCAATCTGCGTGCGTCAGTGCGTTCCGAACTCAAGGCGCTGCATGAGCGGCTGCCGAACCTGACGATCGTTTGCGTGACGCACGATCAGGACGACGCGCTCGTGTTGTCCGACCGTACGCTGCTGATGCGCGAAGGTCATATCGCGCAGCTCGGCACGCCGCAGGAACTGTATGACAAGCCGAACGACGTCTTCGTCGCGCGGTATCTCGGCGCGGCCAATCTGCTGCCGCCGAATATTGCATTTGCGCTCGGCGATGCCCGCTACGGCGAGCGCGATCGCGTCGCCTGTCTGCGCCCCGAAGCGATGCGCATCGTGCCGCTCGGGGAAGGGCAGTTGCACGGCACGATCGCGACGGTCGAATGGTATGGCTCGGTGCTGTCCGTGCAGGTCGCGCTCGACGCGATGCCCAACGAACCCGTGCTCGTGTCGATGCAGCGCGGCACCGGCGTGATGCCCGAGAAGGGCGCGCGGATCTCCTTGCGTTATGAGGCTGACGATGTCGTCCTTATCCAGCCCTGA